One segment of Plasmodium gaboni strain SY75 chromosome 3, whole genome shotgun sequence DNA contains the following:
- a CDS encoding TPR domain containing protein: protein MITAGEGNKYELPKDEDIEDFLQRVEDVSNKINGLIKGTISVEEVDKEEKKLWLEKRIKEIKEEEKKEYEKKRFLMGIEGKGNEDNYLFFCSFCFVLYNYDLTNCARCNKKVISKEQRKKDINDKIQKYKILKNKRNIRRNRWNTYLKEQEKNKIIYKNSINYEKWNHYEPSTDSFDEDEKNLCLPRNNEQFKILETKLNQDLQKKKDRQQVAYSMKIKGNEYFKQKKYIHAIECYENGLDLCKDYLDLYVNIALCQIKIYQYENAIINCNHVIQYYDTFKTDLKINLSIIFKGYARKALALFKLFQFKDSSINFNLASQFNKNDQQVNEYINKCKHILNDQVKSNYGHNNAEYMPYGNPSHQKLKNAQNEKEEKNIKNIQMVENIKNIQMVEKIKNVKHNNNDSKIYLPPNSNNEENSLLSYNLKNPDINKKIMLQLSKKDMNKEPNLFNMYLKRIKKKIKKDEIAKLIFCSHTYDLENDDDSNNPKHSPKKRKYITMLSFFVDKINDILFDIKRKSQSYDSLFNTQNINNKIFKINKYVKKGIYLIIDILIFILENHFYYSDFCLNAITPIFTFYFLRNVKVSKCLHLLYSIISNNNEGKQMVCHMLQDKHIILKELFNRINNFILHERNTYTYEKIKIYENLKSHILTCTYVKKHLNVQEINELASQKLEIMKENEYKNMEELEKFIKVNEKIKIGKNTINYKEMKKINNDIKYDDSYVLDGDEKRKEIIMNVLKDIMSIDVIKKEDENESISKKEKSKLSLCYNINDIEKELEMYKQNNKKNLYEEKNECLSLFGFLSYLIVFPNILNIIEKCCMKNMINIIIYINEKMYDYKNMECNYILFLLNFVSHIRVRSFILTCSMSNMFYYIEKNENDNIMKNILCVLYNLTITWLNEIDNKNFVVLLYYGDIKGSTFHKLIDGMESKDNYVCELSMILLSRFYLYMYCFNDKIKVQKNEKDNENKQNDVIEQVPLIFNHDDIDIKHLYDKKIEKKKKNESLMNKLKEKIKKEYEKLYKLDNISFLYLKRNIMNFLSIVNIQNDFLIINACIKLVYNISIYTNFIFKNIYDLQNKDVNYFKQLISHISSILLDIKLDEKEKRDNKSVYVLINNIIMFFIQCLKFICIHNMHEDESIYIIKTIQTIIPYAIKISNSHEKKLNKNISMFLSYCFVNKDLKKIILELNNNDIRKVEYLLK from the coding sequence tatgaaaagaaaagatTTCTTATGGGTATAGAAGGAAAAGGTAATGaagataattatttatttttttgttctttttgttttgttctatataattatgattTAACTAATTGTGCACgatgtaataaaaaagttatAAGCAAAGAACAAAGgaaaaaagatataaatgataaaatacaaaaatataaaatattaaaaaataaaagaaatataagaagaaatagatggaatacatatttaaaagaacaagaaaaaaataaaataatatataaaaattcaattaattatgaaaaatgGAATCATTATGAACCAAGTACTGATTCATTTgatgaagatgaaaaaaatttatgtCTTCCAAGAAACAATGAACAATTCAAAATATTAGAAACTAAATTAAATCAAGAtctacaaaaaaaaaaagatagACAACAAGTTGCATATTCtatgaaaataaaaggaaatgaatattttaaacaaaaaaaatatatacatgcTATTGAATGTTATGAAAATGGATTAGATTTATGTAAAGATTATTTAgatttatatgttaatatagCTCTATGCcaaattaaaatatatcaatatgAAAATGCTATAATTAATTGTAATCATGTTATTCAATATTATGATACATTCAAAACAGATCTCAAAATTAATCTatctattatatttaaaggTTATGCAAGAAAAGCTCTAGCGctttttaaattatttcaATTTAAAGATTCATCAATAAATTTTAATCTAGCTTCacaatttaataaaaatgacCAACAGGTcaatgaatatataaacaaatgcaaacatattttaaatgatCAAGTTAAGTCGAACTATGGTCACAACAATGCAGAATATATGCCATATGGTAATCCGTCTCATCAGAAATTAAAGAATGCGCAAAATGaaaaggaagaaaaaaatataaaaaatatacaaatggtggaaaacataaaaaatatacaaatggtggaaaaaataaaaaatgtaaaacacaataataatgactcaaaaatttatttacCGCCCAATTcaaataatgaagaaaattCTTTACTCTCATACAATTTAAAAAATCCAGAcataaacaaaaaaatcATGTTGCAATTGTCAAAAAAGGATATGAATAAAGAACCAAACCTTTTTAACatgtatttaaaaagaattaaaaagaaaataaaaaaagacGAAATAGCAAAATTAATATTCTGCTCTCATACATATGATTTagaaaatgatgatgattCTAATAATCCGAAGCACTCaccaaaaaaaagaaaatacaTAACTATGTTATCTTTCTTTGTTGACAAaattaatgatatattatttgatataaaaagaaaatcaCAATCTTATGATTCCTTATTCAATacacaaaatataaataataaaatttttaaaataaacaaatatgttaaaaaaggtatatatttaattattgATATCTTAATATTCATACTTGaaaatcatttttattattcagATTTTTGCTTGAACGCTATCACACCcatttttactttttaCTTTTTAAGAAATGTAAAAGTATCCAAGTGCCTCcatcttttatattctataatatctaataataatgaaggAAAACAAATGGTCTGTCATATGTTACAAGATAAACATATCATTTTAAAAGAACTATTTAATagaattaataattttatacTACATGAAAGAAATACTTATacatatgaaaaaattaaaatatacgaaaatttaaaaagtCATATATTGACATGTACATATGTGAAAAAACACCTGAACGTTCAGgaaataaatgaattagCTAGCCAAAAGTTAGAAATTATGAAAGAAAATGagtataaaaatatggaagAATTGGAGAAGTTCATAAAAGTTAAtgagaaaataaaaattggtaagaatacaataaattataaagagatgaagaaaattaataatgatataaaatatgatgataGTTATGTATTAGATGGAGATGAAAAAAGGaaggaaataataatgaatgTTTTGAAAGATATTATGTCTATTGATGTGATCAAAAAGGaagatgaaaatgaaagtatatcaaaaaaagaaaaatcaaaattatcattatgttataatattaatgatatagAAAAAGAGTTAGAAATgtataaacaaaataataagaagaaTTTGTATgaggaaaaaaatgaatgCTTGAGTTTGTTTGgatttttatcatatttaatTGTATTTCCAAACattttgaatattattgaaaaatgttgtatgaaaaatatgataaatataataatttatataaatgaaaaaatgtatgattataaaaatatggaatgtaactatatattatttttattaaattttgtAAGTCACATTAGAGTTCGTTCTTTTATATTGACATGTTCTATGTcaaatatgttttattatatagagaagaatgaaaatgataatataatgaagaatatattatgcGTACTTTATAATTTAACTATAACATGGCTAAACGAAATAGATAACAAGAATTTTgttgttttattatattatggAGATATAAAAGGAAGTACGTTTCATAAATTAATTGATGGTATGGAATCAAAAGATAATTATGTGTGTGAATTATCTATGATACTTTTATCTAgattttatttatacatgtattgttttaatgataaaataaaagtacaaaaaaatgaaaaagacaacgaaaataaacaaaatgatGTGATAGAACAGGTGcctttaatatttaatcATGATGATATAGATATTAAACATTTGTATGATAAAAAgatagaaaaaaagaaaaaaaatgaaagtttaatgaataaattaaaagaaaaaataaaaaaagaatatgaaaaattatataaacttgataatatatcatttttatatttaaaaagaaatattatgaattttttatcaatagtaaatatacaaaatgattttctaataataaatgCATGTATAAAGcttgtatataatatatcaatatatacaaattttatctttaaaaatatatatgatcTACAAAATAAAGATGTAAATTACTTTAAACAATTAATAAGTCACATCTCTTCTATCCTTTTAGATATTAAACTGgatgaaaaagaaaaaagagACAACAAATCAgtatatgtattaataaataatattatcatgttttttatacaatgtttaaaatttatttgtatacATAACATGCATGAAGATGaatctatatatatcataaaaacAATTCAAACCATTATTCCATATGCTATTAAAATTTCAAATAGTCATgagaaaaaatt